aagcagattcttggtatgaggatcataagagacatagctaagggtgtacttatgcttagtcaggctgattatattgaacgagtgttgaaaagattcaatatggagaatgctaaacaaGTTaattctccacttggaagtcaaattcgtctttcaagtatgtagtgtgcgaagacaaatgaagaaaaggagtacatggctaacgtaccatattcttcggctattgggagtctaatgtatgttatggtgtgcacgagaccggatattgcacatgtAGTGGAAGTAGTGaatagatatgcaagcaacccaggaaaaccACATTGGGAAGCtctgaagtggattctcaggtatttgagaggtaataCAAACGTACAATTGTgctatggaaaaggtggttctatcttgaggggttatgtggatgcagacttcgcaggtgatgtacATAAAAGGAGAAGTACgatatgtttatactatggggtcagctgtagtgagttggaactcacgtttacaaaagttggtgacattgtctactacggaagaGGAGTACGTAGCAGTGacagaagcgagcaaggagatgcTCTGGTTACCAGGATTATTAGCTGAGTTGGGCAAGGAACAAGGAGATAatgttctgtttagcgacagtcaaagtgctatacatttagccaagaactcagcctatcatgctaggacgaagcatatagatataCGTTATCATTTaattcgggatctcttagaagaaggagagttgaagctcgagaagattcttggttcgaagaacccggcagatatgtttaccaagggagttacatcatacaagctaaagctctgcaaagctttagttggtctctctaaatgaggatctgggaggggagccgcactaacaaggaaaatgttttagcaccgtcaatccaaagttgaagaatggaagacaatcaataagtcttcaaagtgggagattgttagttattgaagactaattaattatttcctaaagttagccgtgggtatttagggaaggggtttcctaaaccggttagaattcttggtggccacgtttgtaacctatataaataggtagttaggccttgtagaatttgtagattgtgtagaaaacgattaaaatATCGGTGAGAggtttcttgtatagcttttagggtaaAAAGCtaggtttcgttgtgagagcatattggtaaGGAACAAGAGACAacgttatcgtctcgggtaattgttgtggtgtaaccaagggtttgctgggattcacacgacgttataatcgttttttcttcatagtggatttgagttggtgcgactcaaagtggacgtagaaaaTATATGcgagttgtatgtattggtcgaaccattataaatcttgtgtcttgtgagttgatttatctttctcgtattttcatagttgcttgtgcttggttaacttattattcatcataatatctcaagatcctttattccgcggttgtcagtgattccctaagaaaatcctgacacaGGGAAGGCCATGTGTTGAGCGGAGGACACACCCACATCCCTCTCTTGAAGTTATGCCGATTCGGTCAGCGGCTTTTAgtaatagactttatattatcctCTTGCCTTATTTACCTTTAGGAGATTATCTCCATTTATTTGGTTGTAAACACAAAAGATATTatatggttttatatatattcTAGCCAAGAGAAACATTTCTCTTCAAGGaaattatcatcaaatccaagatTTAGCTCTTTCCCTAACTTCTTCAATGCTGAATGAGATACCAAGTAAATCAGGGATTTGAAAATGCGGGTATGTTCAAAGACGTGCTTCACAGTTGTAGAGCTCTCCTCAAAAGATGCTTTAATATTGATCACAGTATGTAATAATAAGTTATCCGTATCTTGCCAGCATTTTAGAAAGTTGTTCCTCGATGATCCAAGGAATTTCTTCAGAGTCCCATGCATACTCTCAACACGATTTTTGGTTTTGTTACCTTAATGCATAATCTTATCAGTCCATGCCTGGACAAAAAACTCTTTGTACACGATCCACTGAGTCTGTATGTAGGTGACCAATCCTGGGTACTTTGTGGACCAGGTGGTTACAAAGGCAGCTATATACTGGGCGTACTCATCCTCGGAATGAGATTTCCAAACATCGAGCCAGTCTTCCCTCAAAATGGGTAAGTCATCAGGAGATCCAGCTTGTGTCGTATAATCCTTAAAATACTTTTCCACGTTTTTTCCAATATGAAACGAGCAAAGCATTCTCTGTGAGTCTGAAAAGATCAGGTCAATTCCAGACATTAGTGCTTCTTCAAAGTCGGTTAGAAATACCCTTGGCAGGTTGTAAGGAGAAAACAACCGTTTCAAATGGTCCAACACCCAATTGTAGTTATCTTGTTTCTCCGCTGACATGAAGGCAAATGCAATCGAGAAGGACTTTCCAGTAGAGGCGAAACCCACAGCAAGAAAAAGGGGCATATTCCACCTATTAGTCTTGTATGTGCAGTCGACAAATATGACTGACGGGAAACATTGAGCCAGAGTGACACTCTTATGATGTGCCCAGAAGAGATCTGAAATCTCGTCAGTACCGTCCGTGTATTTCCTATACTGAAACACATATTGATGCTCGTCCAATACATTCTTCAAAGTGATGATGCGGATACTTTTAGTTCCATAAGTTATGATTCATTATCATCTGAAAATACTGCTGCTATTGAGAATATGGATTTCCTCTGGAAAACTTTAGAACATAAGATGATACTGCTCGGCTCATGTAACGACTTGGTATACAGCTGAAATTGTTGGTCGGGTTTATATTTTCTATGGAACCCAGCCACAAAGGAACACAAGAAATTACCCATATTAGAGACATGTCATTATCACAGTGGATCCCATGGTTTTGGTTATGATTCCAAGATCCACGATTACAAGTTGGTAATAATTAACGAAAATAAAGGGAGTTATCGAGTTCAAGTCTATTCTTTAAAATCAAATTCATGGAAAAGCTTCCATCCGATATGAGTTTCCTTTTTCTAAAGTGTCTGGAGTGTTTTGTAAGTATCAATGGATATAAGGGAAGAGACATTCAAAGACCTGCAACTATCGATAACACTACCAACAAGTCATTGTTATAAGAATATGGATTATTGAAAGGGTGCCTTTGTGTACTTTCGTATATTAAAAAGAGTTCTGTAGTATGGATAATGCAAGATAATGGAGTTCAAGAATCTTGGACTAAACTTTACACCATTACATATGAGAGCAAAATATGTGGGTTCCCTTTTTATGTGGAGCTAATCGGGTCCAATGGAGTCAAGCCCTTTGACTTGACTAAGTCTGGCTAAGTCCTATAAATACATCtcacctggtatgtgtaccaatgTTTTATAGAAAAACTGGTATGCGTACCAATGTTCCCGCATTTCATGTCCCAAGGTTGAAACCAATATGCATCATTTGGTTAGGTCGCATGCAAGATATACATCATTTGTCTATGGCACATACTCGAAGATGCAGCATTTGGTTTGGTAGCGAGAATGCATCATTTGCCTGTGGCACGTACTCAGGATGCATAATAAAAGTAAGTTAAATTTTGGGAccaatatttatttttaaatatagACGTAAAAACAGTTTAACGATTATTGTGACTGTGAATCTGATGACCAATGTTACGGCCGATACAACAGTGTTGAAAAGAACTACCACGAAATAATTTAACGGGCCTCACGGCCATAGCTCAAGAACTCCTATTTTGAGAATCGGTCCGTGCCAACCATTCCATTCAACTGAGTCTGATCCCTCTATAAATACTTCTCGGATAGAACAAAGCCCTTATTTTAAAacgaacaaaccctaaaaaaaattgaAGGGGGCAGTGGAGAAACAATGTCAAGCCTTCCGGAGGAGATCTACCTCGAAATTCTACTGATGGTACCGgtgaaatcaacatttttatgtaaGTCTGTTTGTAGGAATTGGTTTCGAATAATTTCTGATCCTGATTTTGATAAATTGCATCTTCATGTTAGTACTCAAAGAAACAACTGTAGAGTCATGATCATAAGTTTTTTCGCTACTAATGTGTATTCCATAACTTATGATTCATTATCATCATCCAGTGAATCTAAATCATCTGATGATGCTTTCCTTAAGATGGATTTCCCCTACAATTCTTCAAGACATGAGACTGGATTGAAGGGTTCATGTAATGGCTTGGTATATGGATGTAATTATAAGATGAAATTCTATTTTCTGTGGAACCCAGCCACAACGGAATACAAGAGATTACCCCACTGGGACAAATCAGAAGATGCATATTTTAATCGTTTAGGTGATTTCTATGGTTTTGGTTATGATTACAAGACCGACGATTACAAGTTGGTAACGATCCATATAAACATAGAGGATATTTTAGTCCAACTATATTCTTTAAAATCAAACTCATGGAAAAGCTTTGAAACCATCGGGCATGGGCTTGGTTGTTTTAAACCATCTGGGGTGTTGTgtaatggagctcttcattggtttGGGGATATGATAGGTGAAATGACCCCCGGAATAATAGTAGTTTCTGTGGATATCAGTGATGAGAAATTTCAAGAACTGCAACTACCAATGACACTACCACCAACTCAATATAAGATAAATATGGCAGTGTTGGAAGGGTGCCTCTGTGTACTTGCTAACTTTGAAGAGACTTTTGAAGTATGGGTAATGTCAGATTATGGAGTGACAGATTCTTGGACTAAACTTCATAGTATTACGAATGAGAGTATAATGTGTGATTCTTTTTTTTGTATGGAACTTATTGGGTCTTTTAAGAATGGTGAGATTCTGTTCAGAAACTCAAATAACGTAATTTTATATGACCCTAAATATGGAACTGCGAGAAATCCAAATGTCCATCGTTCAATGGTGCAACGCGTAATGACTTATTTTGAGAGCTTGATTTCACTAAACTCTATTACTGCTGTTgggagaaggaaagagagaaaaatcaaccGAAACTTGAAGGAGAGCTGCAAGAGTAAGAAGAGAAACAGGTGAATATGCTATTTAGTCCTTGATATGAATACATACTCCCTCCTTTTGAAGAAAAGGGATACATATGTGTGTTGTTTTTCAATGACTTTTCTTTCATATGTTTGAACCTTGAACACACCAtgtgaattgaagtgaatttAGTTTTGTACCATGTCTACGAATTACATCTTCCTGTTAGTATTAAGCAAAATAATTTCGGATATGAGTTATTCGTCATAATTCATATTATAATGACAGATAACTTACTATTTGATGGTAATGCAGGAACGTGCTGTAGCGTAGGAGTGGCTAAGGGAGTATTGCTGGACTTGAGGCGAATAGATGAgatgaagaactgaaattggaaaaTGCGTGTGTCTCTGGGgataaaaattatacacattgAATATATCCAGATGT
This portion of the Papaver somniferum cultivar HN1 chromosome 11, ASM357369v1, whole genome shotgun sequence genome encodes:
- the LOC113321004 gene encoding F-box protein CPR1-like, translating into MSSLPEEIYLEILLMVPVKSTFLCKSVCRNWFRIISDPDFDKLHLHVSTQRNNCRVMIISFFATNVYSITYDSLSSSSESKSSDDAFLKMDFPYNSSRHETGLKGSCNGLVYGCNYKMKFYFLWNPATTEYKRLPHWDKSEDAYFNRLGDFYGFGYDYKTDDYKLVTIHINIEDILVQLYSLKSNSWKSFETIGHGLGCFKPSGVLCNGALHWFGDMIGEMTPGIIVVSVDISDEKFQELQLPMTLPPTQYKINMAVLEGCLCVLANFEETFEVWVMSDYGVTDSWTKLHSITNESIMCDSFFCMELIGSFKNGEILFRNSNNVILYDPKYGTARNPNVHRSMVQRVMTYFESLISLNSITAVGRRKERKINRNLKESCKSKKRNRNVL